From Planctomycetia bacterium, one genomic window encodes:
- a CDS encoding glucose-1-phosphate adenylyltransferase, whose amino-acid sequence MKDIVALVLGGGRGTRLYPLTKYRSKPAVPLAGKYRLIDIPLSNCLNSGVNRIYVMTQFNSVSLHRHIRRTYTFDAFGGGFVEILAAQQTNEASDWYQGTADAVRQHLRYLQQPGIEYVLILSGDQLYRMNYADMLATHQRSNAEVTIAALPVDEEKAAGFGIMRLDDSGRVVGFLEKPTTKQELEIVRTDPAWIDARGIPSRGRSCLASMGIYLFNRKVLVDVLEKTDYRDFGREVFPASIRSRRVQVHMFDGYWEDIGTTKSFYEANLDLAKLHPPFDLSSADAPIYTRARFLPPSSIDGATIRNSLVSDGCRIESGATIENSVIGLRCRIGKNVTIRDSVVMGSDFYEAAETNRSGAPPLGIGEGTLIAGAIVDKNCRIGRNVRIANHRGVQTCEEANHVSVCDGIVVVGKEAVLPDGWVL is encoded by the coding sequence ATGAAAGACATTGTGGCGTTGGTCTTAGGCGGCGGGCGCGGAACCCGGCTGTATCCGCTCACCAAGTACCGCTCGAAGCCGGCGGTTCCGCTGGCCGGCAAGTACCGGTTGATCGACATCCCGCTGTCGAACTGCCTGAATTCCGGCGTCAATCGCATCTATGTGATGACGCAGTTCAATTCGGTCAGTTTGCATCGCCACATCCGCCGGACCTACACGTTCGACGCCTTCGGCGGCGGCTTCGTGGAGATTTTGGCCGCGCAGCAAACCAACGAAGCTTCCGACTGGTATCAAGGCACCGCCGACGCCGTGCGCCAGCACTTGCGTTACCTGCAGCAGCCGGGCATCGAGTACGTGTTGATCCTCTCCGGCGACCAACTCTACCGGATGAACTACGCCGACATGCTGGCCACGCACCAGCGCAGCAATGCGGAAGTGACCATCGCCGCGCTGCCGGTCGACGAAGAGAAGGCCGCGGGGTTCGGGATCATGCGCCTGGACGATTCCGGACGAGTCGTCGGCTTCCTGGAAAAGCCCACCACGAAGCAAGAGCTTGAAATCGTGCGGACTGATCCGGCCTGGATCGACGCGCGCGGCATTCCCAGCCGCGGGCGCTCCTGCCTGGCGAGCATGGGCATTTACTTGTTCAATCGCAAAGTGCTGGTCGACGTGTTGGAGAAGACCGACTATCGCGACTTCGGCCGCGAGGTCTTCCCGGCCTCGATCCGCAGCCGGCGCGTGCAGGTACATATGTTCGATGGCTACTGGGAAGATATTGGCACGACGAAGTCCTTCTACGAGGCGAACCTCGACCTCGCGAAGCTGCATCCGCCGTTCGATCTCTCCAGCGCCGATGCGCCGATCTACACGCGCGCCCGATTTCTGCCGCCGTCGTCGATCGACGGCGCGACGATCCGCAACAGCCTGGTCTCGGACGGTTGCCGGATCGAAAGCGGCGCGACGATCGAAAACAGCGTGATCGGCTTGCGCTGCCGCATCGGCAAGAATGTGACCATCCGCGATTCGGTCGTGATGGGGAGCGACTTCTACGAAGCCGCGGAAACCAACCGCAGCGGCGCGCCGCCGTTGGGCATCGGCGAAGGAACGCTCATCGCCGGCGCGATCGTTGACAAAAACTGCCGCATCGGTCGCAACGTCCGCATCGCCAACCACCGCGGCGTGCAGACCTGTGAAGAAGCGAATCACGTCTCCGTCTGCGACGGCATCGTCGTCGTCGGCAAAGAGGCGGTGCTACCGGACGGCTGGGTGCTGTAA